The proteins below are encoded in one region of Salvelinus namaycush isolate Seneca chromosome 39, SaNama_1.0, whole genome shotgun sequence:
- the LOC120032634 gene encoding phosphatidylinositol 5-phosphate 4-kinase type-2 beta-like, whose product MSSNCTSVAPVSASKTKTKKKHFIGQKVKLFRASEPILSVLMWGVNHTINELSNVPVPVMLMPDDFKAYSKIKVDNHLFNKENLPSRFKFKEYCPMVFRNLRERFCIDDQDYQNSLTRSAPLNSDSQGRFGNRFLSSYDHRFVIKTVSSEDIAEMHNILKKYHQFIVECHGSTLLPQFLGMYRLTVDGVETYMVVTRNVFSYRLTVHRKYDLKGSTVSREASDKEKAKELPTFKDNDFLNEGQKLQIGDDNKKYFLEKLKRDVEFLATLKIMDYSLLVGIHDVDRAEQEEMEVEAGGEEEEYENDGMGGALTGSFGTPPDSPGNPLNFGGFFSPGEFDPSVDVYAIKSNDSAVKKEVYFMAIIDILTHYDAKKKAAHAAKTVKHGAGAEISTVNPEQYSKRFFEFMSNILS is encoded by the exons ATGTCATCCAACTGTACCAGCGTTGCGCCGGTGAGCGCTAGCAAAACGAAGACGAAAAAGAAACATTTTATAGGACAGAAAGTGAAATTATTCCGTGCAAGTGAGCCTATTCTCAGCGTTTTAATGTGGGGTGTCAACCATACG ATCAACGAGTTGAGTAACGTGCCTGTACCAGTAATGCTGATGCCTGATGATTTTAAAGCCTACAGTAAGATCAAAGTGGACAACCACCTATTTAACAA AGAGAACCTGCCCAGCCGCTTTAAATTCAAAGAGTACTGCCCTATGGTGTTCCGCAACCTGAGGGAGAGGTTCTGCATCGATGACCAGGATTACCAG AACTCTCTGACGAGGAGCGCCCCGCTGAACAGCGACTCCCAGGGGCGCTTTGGCAACCGCTTCCTGTCCAGCTACGACCACCGCTTCGTCATCAAGACGGTGTCCAGCGAAGACATCGCCGAGATGCACAACATCCTCAAGAAGTACCACCAG TTCATAGTGGAGTGTCATGGCAGCACTCTGCTCCCCCAGTTCCTGGGCATGTACCGGCTAACAGTGGATGGGGTTGAGACGTACATGGTGGTGACCCGTAATGTATTCAGCTACCGTCTGACCGTGCACCGCAAGTACGACCTGAAG ggTTCCACGGTCTCAAGGGAAGCCAGTGACAAAGAGAAG GCCAAGGAACTCCCCACCTTTAAAGACAACGACTTTCTGAACGAGGGCCAGAAGCTGCAGATAGGAGATGACAACAAGAAGTACTTCTTGGAGAAACTAAAGCGCGACGTAGAG TTCCTGGCCACTCTGAAGATCATGGACTACAGTCTGCTGGTGGGGATCCATGATGTGGACCGGGCAGAgcaggaggagatggaggtggaggcaggaggagaggaggaggagtacgaGAACGATGGGATGGGAGGAGCACTCACCGGCTCCTTCGGCACCCCTCCAGACAGCCCTGGGAACCCCCTCAATTTTGGCGGGTTCTTCAGCCCTGGCGAGTTTGACCCCTCCGTGGATGTCTACGCAATCAAGAGCAACGACA GTGCTGTGAAGAAAGAAGTGTACTTCATGGCTATCATCGACATCCTCACACACTACGACGCTAAGAAAAAAGCTGCACATGCTGCCAAAACTGTGAAACATGGG GCCGGGGCAGAGATCTCCACCGTAAACCCAGAGCAGTACTCCAAAAGATTCTTTGAGTTTATGTCCAACATCCTGTCATAG